In Spinacia oleracea cultivar Varoflay chromosome 5, BTI_SOV_V1, whole genome shotgun sequence, a single window of DNA contains:
- the LOC110784586 gene encoding EID1-like F-box protein 3 has protein sequence MNKAIKRAYPCPTGHESDSEAAPESRILNEEILLLVFGYIKWDLKTVCATARVSRKFRAVSKRILWRAMCNFRAPRMVAALSHGLPGSRIGGGWHALAKLMFFCCGCQPSPNLRLKVTLPGHFVNEARFSKTSGLSFLTKRCRGDLLYVSDPCEHPMGEGKDDLGIYRGVFRGFMRSKTRACLIGRQVQLEERVRCPYCGARVWSMTSAKLVPKTAAKRLGTNQGGLEYFVCINGHMYGACCLVPLTSDEDVIDDERYDDDDGEIDGADHHHNNYNHHHSSNGTFGPQNGDLSRF, from the coding sequence ATGAATAAGGCTATTAAACGGGCCTACCCTTGCCCAACGGGTCACGAATCAGATTCAGAGGCGGCGCCGGAATCAAGGATCCTTAACGAAGAGATCTTGTTGCTGGTGTTCGGATACATAAAATGGGACCTGAAAACGGTTTGTGCCACCGCGAGAGTAAGCCGTAAGTTTCGAGCGGTATCGAAGAGAATACTGTGGCGGGCGATGTGCAACTTCAGGGCTCCGCGTATGGTGGCAGCCTTAAGCCACGGGCTACCAGGATCAAGGATCGGGGGTGGTTGGCACGCGCTGGCAAAGCTGATGTTCTTCTGTTGCGGGTGCCAACCCTCCCCGAACCTCCGGCTTAAGGTGACCCTCCCGGGCCACTTCGTCAACGAGGCCCGATTCTCAAAAACATCGGGCCTCAGTTTCTTGACGAAGCGGTGTCGCGGGGATCTGTTATACGTGAGCGATCCCTGCGAACACCCGATGGGGGAGGGGAAGGACGATTTGGGGATATATAGAGGTGTTTTCCGGGGATTTATGAGGTCTAAAACGAGAGCATGTTTGATAGGGCGGCAAGTACAGTTGGAGGAGCGGGTTCGGTGCCCGTATTGTGGAGCGCGGGTGTGGAGTATGACGTCAGCTAAACTAGTTCCGAAAACAGCGGCGAAGAGATTAGGGACGAATCAAGGTGGGTTAGAGTATTTTGTTTGTATAAATGGTCATATGTATGGAGCATGTTGTCTTGTTCCTTTGACGTCCGATGAGGATGTCATCGACGATGAAAGATACGACGATGATGACGGTGAAATTGACGGTGCCGATCATCACCATAATAACTATAATCATCATCATAGCTCTAATGGTACATTTGGGCCCCAAAACGGAGATCTTTCAAGGTTTTGA
- the LOC110784563 gene encoding F-box/kelch-repeat protein At3g23880-like yields the protein MKQKSPSKEQQQIKTLSCLPEDIVIEILVKLPVKSLLRFKSVCKRWNSLIKTTSFIIRYNSPSRRHNNSKLLCFREDPITQTHVVSLHDHKTLEKIQDLEFPSFIDDDSVPFDKDIQIFGPVNNGIYCINDRLNLWGGTLILWNPCTKSYKHILPATISDATERDTKSFQIGFGYDDSINDYKIVVICHWDETVYNGDNPPTDRWHVRVYNNATESWTTIHNLEYGVTEYLGFPYIDFCSGFSANCFINGKYHWSCAVKKYPRIYGNKLSVLVFDMASETFNVMRGPPVVGVLNEDEDEDEDAMDDYCELEEMSVWVVKETIGVMVSCSRKETVKVWIMKEYGDEDSWELVSTIATKTYEEYRVIGIPNDKHIFFADFHGNLISYNFENDQVIEYAAFGPYKGYSGDDSDTLGVLNYVEALSLV from the coding sequence ATGAAGCAAAAATCACCTTCAAAAGAGCAGCAACAAATTAAAACACTATCGTGTTTACCAGAAGATATAGTGATAGAAATTCTGGTGAAATTACCTGTAAAATCCCTCCTCCGATTCAAGAGTGTTTGCAAAAGATGGAATTCTCTAATTAAAACGACTTCCTTCATTATCCGCTACAACTCCCCCTCTCGGCGACATAACAACAGTAAGCTTCTTTGTTTCCGCGAAGACCCAATCACCCAAACTCATGTCGTATCATTACATGATCATAAAACCTTGgaaaagattcaagatttagaATTTCCTTCATTTATTGATGATGATAGTGTTCCTTTTGACAAGGATATCCAAATATTTGGGCCGGTAAATAATGGTATATATTGCATAAACGATAGACTCAATCTATGGGGTGGTACCCTTATTCTTTGGAATCCTTGTACTAAATCCTACAAACACATTCTCCCAGCTACGATTTCTGATGCGACTGAGAGGGATACAAAAAGTTTTCAGATTGGATTTGGATATGATGATAGTATTAATGATTATAAGATAGTTGTTATTTGCCACTGGGACGAAACGGTCTACAATGGAGATAATCCACCTACTGATCGTTGGCATGTTAGGGTTTATAACAACGCTACTGAATCATGGACAACCATTCACAATCTTGAATATGGTGTTACAGAATATTTGGGGTTTCCGTACATTGATTTCTGTTCGGGGTTTTCAGCAAATTGCTTCATTAACGGTAAATATCACTGGTCATGTGCAGTAAAAAAATATCCTAGAATATATGGTAACAAACTTAGTGTCCTTGTGTTTGATATGGCTAGTGAAACCTTCAACGTGATGCGTGGACCTCCCGTCGTCGGCGTATTgaatgaggatgaggatgaggatgaggatgcCATGGATGACTACTGTGAGTTGGAGGAGATGAGTGTTTGGGTTGTAAAGGAGACTATAGGTGTGATGGTTTCATGTTCGAGAAAGGAGACGGTTAAAGTGTGGATAATGAAAGAATATGGTGATGAGGATTCATGGGAGTTGGTATCCAcaattgcaactaaaacgtaTGAGGAGTATCGGGTTATTGGGATTCCGAATGATAAACATATTTTCTTTGCAGATTTTCATGGAAATTTGATCTCTTATAACTTTGAGAATGACCAAGTTATTGAATATGCTGCCTTTGGACCGTACAAGGGCTACTCGGGGGATGATAGTGATACTCTAGGGGTCTTGAACTACGTTGAGGCCCTTTCACTGGTTTAG
- the LOC110784616 gene encoding uncharacterized protein translates to MDIDVEKSDVSDQPKFSINVLQLLKSAQMQHGLRHGDYTRYRRYCTARLRRLYKSLKFTHGRSKYSRKVISESTVTDVRFLHILLYTTERAWSHAMEKRQLPDGPNGRQRIYLIGRLRKAVKWATLFAQLCSIKGDSRTSLEAEAYASYMKGNLLFEQDQNWDMALRNFKSARAVYEELGKYGDLENQLLCRERVEELEPSIKYCLHKIGHSNLKASELLPIGEMEGPALDLFKSKLEAVMAEARSQQAASMTEFNWLGHRFPISNPKTRVSILKAQELEKDVQGPNADSLSAEKKLAVFDKIFSAYHDARSSIRNDLVTAGSAENVKDDLNGLDKAVSAVLGQRTIERNQLLVSIAKSKLSKNRDDKNEKVTKPEELVRLYDLLLQNVADLSDLVTSGRDRKEEEVAFAEECTLKSLAFRAERCFYLAKSYSLAGKRAEAYALYSRALSVVENALQKSQSMENSEQEMIAELKTLQQQCRSNICIEHATGILEDQKIPEQLSKKISNMSLTGADKKDKFLAEKLDVYEPAIGDSNTKVPPRIEAFPPASQAVPRNPIVLDLAYNMIEFPSLDNRMKKTRSYWPWR, encoded by the exons ATGGACATCGATGTCGAAAAGTCGGATGTTTCCGATCAACCTAAATTCTCCATCAATG TTTTGCAGCTCTTGAAATCTGCTCAAATGCAGCATGGACTTCGCCACGGCGACTATACTCGCTATAG GCGGTATTGTACAGCTCGTCTGAGAAGGCTGTATAAATCACTCAAGTTTACCCATGGCCGTAGTAAATACAGCCGGAAAGTTATTAGCGAGAGCACTGTCACTGATGTAAG GTTTCTCCATATTCTTCTCTATACTACTGAAAGAGCATGGAGCCATGCCATGGAGAAAAGACAActaccagatggtccaaatgggCGTCAACGCATCTATCTGATTGGAAGATTGAGGAAGGCTGTAAAATGGGCTACTCTTTTTGCTCAGCTTTGCTCAATTAAGGGAGACTCCAGAACCTCTTTGGAAGCTGAG GCGTATGCGTCATATATGAAAGGCAACTTGTTGTTTGAGCAAGATCAGAACTGGGACATGGCCTTACGGAATTTCAAGAGTGCCAG GGCTGTCTATGAAGAGCTTGGGAAGTATGGAGACCTTGAAAATCAGCTTCTGTGTCGTGAACGCGTGGAGGAGCTAGAGCCAAGTATTAAGTACTGCTTGCACAAAATTGGCCATTCTAATCTGAAAGCTTCAGAACTTTTGCCGATTGGTGAAATGGAGGGGCCAGCACTGGAccttttcaaatccaaattggAG GCTGTCATGGCTGAGGCAAGATCTCAACAGGCTGCTTCAATGACAGAGTTCAATTGGCTGGGGCATAGATTTCCAATTTCCAATCCTAAGACAAGGGTTTCCATTCTAAAAG CTCAGGAATTGGAGAAGGATGTTCAGGGTCCAAATGCAGACTCGCTGTCAGCTGAGAAAAAACTTGCTGTCTTTGACAAAATATTTTCTGCCTATCACGATGCAAGGAGTAGCATTCGGAATGATTTG GTCACTGCTGGGAGTGCTGAAAATGTGAAAGATGACTTGAATGGACTTGACAAAGCTGTAAGTGCTGTCCTCGGACAGCGTACTATTGAGCGGAATCAACTTTTAGTCAGCATTGCCAAAAGCAAACTCAGCAAAAACCGTGATGATAAAAATGAAAAGGTTACCAAACCTGAGGAACTTGTTCGCTTGTACGATCTTCTACTACAA AATGTAGCGGATCTGTCTGATTTAGTCACTTCTGGGAGGGATAGAAAAGAAGAAGAGGTGGCATTTGCTGAGGAATGCACTCTCAAAAGTTTAGCTTTCCGAGCAGAAAG GTGCTTTTATCTGGCGAAATCCTACAGTTTGGCAGGAAAGAGAGCTGAAGCTTATGCATTGTATTCTCGTGCTCTTTCTGTGGTGGAGAATGCATTGCAAAAATCACAGAGTATGGAGAACAGCGAACAG GAGATGATTGCAGAGTTGAAGACATTACAACAACAGTGCAGATCAAACATATGTATAGAACATGCTACAGGAATCTTGGAAGACCAGAAGATTCCTGAACAGCTTTCTAAAAAGATATCAAATATGTCTCTGACTGGGGCTGATAAGAAG GATAAATTCCTTGCTGAAAAACTCGACGTGTACGAGCCCGCTATCGGTGATTCCAACACAAAAGTACCTCCTCGCATTGAAGCTTTCCCTCCAGCTTCCCAAGCAGTCCCCAGGAATCCAATAGTTCTTGATCTTGCTTATAACATGATCGAGTTCCCCTCACTTGACAACAGGATGAAGAAGACCAGGAGCTACTGGCCTTGGAGATAA